The DNA segment ttaattttgtaGGGTGTTGTTTTGGTCAAGTATTGACTAAGTTCGAAAATTCTGCTTTAGAAAGTTTTTATTTAGGGTATTTGTTGGTTGTTGAATGATAGAATAGGTTTAAATGGTGCTATCTAAACCTACCCTTTTGCTTTTATAGTCGCTTGGTCTTCATCAACCAATTAATTCCCTTAATTTCAAGTCTTGGTAATACATATTACGTTAAGTCAGAAGCTTCATAGTTTCTACTTCAATAATTCAAGTCTTGGTAGTGCTttgatttcaataaatttctcatatATACTAGGTCATGGCCTTTTAGGACGTCATGGTAGTAAATTAATTGATCAAATATAGGTGTAGTTAGCATGAAGTCATGAGCTCAAATTCAACACACTGCCCTTCTctctaagaaattattatttacaACCGTTAAATGTATAGCAGATTGATTTAACTGTTAATTAATTATGATGAGATTCATTATATAGACTGGAGTAACCTAATAAAATATAGGTGTAGTTGCATGAAATCATGAGCTCAAATTTAACACCTACCCTTCTCAATGAGAAATTATTAGGTTAAACTATTGTGTGTACAGTCAGGAGACAgaactaaaaattaatttttgagaaCTAAaggtaaatattaaaaagaaactaaatgaaattttgataaaaatatagggactaaaataaaaatatatagtattaagagataaaaattaaataatataaaaatatgaatgaaatttatataGAAATGCAAGGCCAAAACagaaataaaaatattagagGGGCAAATAGTAGTTTTTTTAAAAAGTACACCAAAGTTTatgggtaaaattttaaatttaaaaattttaggggGCAAACAGTAATTTTTTAAAAACGTTAAAATTaatagataaaattataattttgaaaaattttaagagGGCAAACAATAATTGTTTTgaaaaaatcattaaaatttataggtaaaattataattttgaaaattttagtacTACCCTATATACAAAGGATAGATTTAAAAGTTAATGATgatggaatttctataaaatctTCCATTTTCAATAACTATAATATAAGTATTGTATATATAATGATTGtaatctaaaatttttctttctgaATTTATTCTaataatactaaataaaaatAAGTGAATGAAATTTGAATATGTGATCATCAAATTTAGAATTTATATTGTTTCtgaaatttcttctttctttttatatcatattttagtgagaattaaaagccaatggcTTTATGTCTATTCAAAGATAAACCCTTTTCTTTCTAGTTCttgaaggaaaaaagaaaaagagaaacctTATTAGACAATTACTAAAGGTTTGTCGTTTAATCTACCATGTATATTATTGTGATATGGCTATATAGGGTTTCCGTAAAGTTGCAACTAGCCGATGGGAGTTCTGCAATGATATGTTTCGAAAGGCTGAAAGAGAGCTTCTTTGCCAAATCCGTCGACGAAAAGCATGGTCTAATAAGCAACAACCTACCGCACCAATTCAAGCTACACCACAAGATTTTGACGAAGATCAAAGATCATCATCAACTTCGTCGTCGTCTGAATACAGTACCCTAATCGATGAAAATCAACGTCTCAAGAAAGAAAACGGGGTCTTGAGCTCGGAACTCACTGGCATGAAAAAGAAGTGCAAGGAGCTTCTTGATTTAGTGGCTAAATATGCACACTTGgagaaagaagaagatgatgatcgTGATGAGAGGCCAAAGTTGTTTGGTGTGagattagaagttggggaagagtGGGAGAGCAAGAGAAAGAGAGCTAAGATTAGAGAGTGTGCAACTATTTTACTATCTCAATCATGCAAATAAATTGTGTCAATTATAAtgtagaattaattaattaataagcaAGGAAGCAATATAGCTAGCTATAGCTACTTGGAATGTAAGTAGCTTGCTAGATAGCAAGGATTAGGCATAGACTGAAGTTAATTATGCTTTAATGGTTGCAGTAATGTGAACagagtatatatataaatatatacctATATATGCACATTGTGGTGTACTTCCAAAGGATGATAATATGGGGCACAAGCCCTTTGAATTACAAGTCTATGTCATATATTTTGTGGTTTAAATTCCTTCACTTTTTTGAGCTTTCCATGTATATATTTCTATGAGTAAGTCTCGTCATTTTTATAAATTCAACTATGAGTTTTTAACAGGATTTGAATTATTAAATAATGGAACTTTAATATTTcaatttgttttttaatttttttatacataaatcatttgaTATGAATTTTTCTTGTCTATATACGATCTATCATGAACTCAAGATATAAGATATATAGAGGAATTCATTTATTAAATGCATGAGTCTTATATATTTATATCCTGAATCCATGATAAACtaagtgtatgcaagaattttcgATTTAATACGTGTATATATAATCACAGTCTATCAATAAATTGTTTCtttaatgaaaatataattttagtagttaatttattatttaatttttttattttttatgaaaaataattatatatatatatatatatatatatatatatatatatatatatatatttatattaataaaatagtcattcatttaaattttttttggtgAATTTCTTTCATGTAATATATCATGTTAAATAGCATTTTTTTTAAAAACATAAAGTCATCATTAATTAGCTTCGTCAAAAAATTTGCCACTATCTTAATCGAagtgaattataaaaaaaaaaaaaaaaaccacaaaaaatagaaataaatacAACATAACATTCAACAATATGTTCAATTATATATTTACACAAGAAAATATTATCAgatataatatcattaaaatataaaaaatatcttATGATTTGGATTATTTTCAAATAAGGTATATCTTATAGTTTGAATTTTAATACACTATTGCTCTGCAGTCAATAGCAGATGCAAGAATTTTTCAAAGTGTGGTCACTATAATTAATACATATACATATtgtaaaattattagaaataatataaataaaaatttaagtacaTAATATCAAATATTTGCTAATATTATCAAAGACATACATCTTCCTTTATGGGGAAAAAAATTCTCCCAAAAATAATTACTAATTTTACtttaataattacattttaattaacaaaatattttcaaaaatcaattcttATAAtccaatgaaaaattaaaattttaattgaaaaatagtGCTAcatcattattaattaattgcatTACTAAAGCTTTTAGACCTTATGTATAATGGACTTATTAACTACAAGGTACAAATATATCAAAATTCAAATTACATAACTTACTTAAAAATACCCAAATAATAAGATATTTTTCTATACCTTattcttaaaataataattaaatatcaaCAAAAATCAAACTTGAGATATATATCaattttcaaagtttcaatttttttatatGCATGTGATTTTTCACGTTTTAGACTAGAGTCATATTTAGATAAATTCCTCTTAATAATGACAATTCTAAAATTTAAACTCCTGATCTTACATATAAAGTTGGATTTGGATCAACTCCACGTCTCTCGCCAACGCAATTACTTGTTGATTTTAAAGTTTCAATCTTAATTTTTCGTTTTCCCACATAATGAATGTTAAGCTAATTATTAATTGAAGTATGTATAAAAGAAAATATGCATATCTATACAAAATGTATTTGACttttaagggaaaaaaaaaggaCAAAATTCACCATAAAAAATGATGACTTGTATAAAGAATCCAATTAAACCTTGGCATTTGTGGAATCCCTTATTCTTGAAATTTGACTTTGTAGGCATATATATTCACTTTATATAAGCTCTGCCCAGACTAAGGAGCTGAAATTAGATGTTGCTTATCAATTTATAGAACTTCTAAGAAGTAAGAACTCACGGTTCAAAGTCTAATAATTGTCATTTTCCATTGATGTTACCTCCCAACTTACTTGAGAAACATAACAACTTGAATGATTCCCATATCTATATTATTTGCTTTCAAGTTCCCATCTTACAAAAAATATGATTTGAAATATGTCTCATTAGAGGATTAGAAAAttattcttttgaaaatgaaaggAAATTTGGTACATAATTGAGGGTCAACAAATTTAACCCATTAGTTGGAAGTTTTTAGGTTTCTTTATTATACAtccaaattaatatataattgcgCCCACGTTGAGAGATACTTGCACTATTATTAATAAATGTTGTTCATGGTTGATTACtttaaagaataaatttgcaaaAAAGATGAAATTTACACTTAATTGAAAGAGTAAATTACTTGATGAGAAAATGTAAATATGTGCAAAAAGTGTAAACGAAAACTTTGAGAAATTAAAAGGTTGATTTACATGAAAATTTAACATTGATAGAAAATAGTAAATTTGcttattgaaaaattaaagaactgaTTTGCATAAGCTATAATATGAATAGGAAATTGTAAATTTCATTGAAAACTGAAAAGATTGATTACACGAATCGAAATATTTGTAGAGGAAAAGTAAATTGATTGcttgaattgaaaataaaaatctaaaattaaaattggGGCTAGACTGAAATGTAAAAGATTACTTAAAAATATAAAGAGATTGCTGAATTAGACAAAAAATGAGCTAAGACATTATGTCTATCAAGTGTTGATTGATTGACTATATTTGTGTCTTTTTTTAGAAACCCAACGCGTCAATTTATAGGCAAAAATCTGCTTGGTGGCCAAGTTTGGTGATTACCACCTTCTCCAACCTTACCACATTTCTCTCACCACTGCTTCACTTCTTATAACTTCCTATAACCACCACCAACTGCCCATTATCTCTCATAACCACTAACTCACACCATTTCATCCACCTGCCCACTACTCAACTTTTATGCTTATTTTCAGTAGATATTTTTAGACACTGAATAAATAACACTCACTTGTATGGATAATTATTTAATCGGTCTAGCTTCACATAATTAACACTCACTGACTGTTGGTTTTCTATACGCTTGAGCTTTGGGTTTAGTCACATTAAattgacaatttaatttaatatttcagaACCATTAATTAACTGagctcaaaaattttaaaattaaattgtggtgtaAATAGATACCTCTCATGTATATAGCTTGAGAACTTAAGTTGTACACATGTGAAAAAGAAGTCTAATGTTATCTCGGTAGTCACTTGGCTGTCTTAAACTAGACGTAAAATTTTGTAGTTTCTGTGATGCTCTTGTTGTCTTGCTTCCATGGAGAAATTCATGAAGGATTTAATCTGTTAAATAAAAATTGATAATAATGGTTGAGCCAAAATTTTATCTAATAAATTAAATGAGAaaacattttaattatattaaataaaatttaactagCAATGTACTAgcgaaaatttatttaataaaattagttgTGGATTTTTTCTATGACTAAGCTCACATTTTTCTCTcagctctttatttttttttatttttctctcttttctttttttttttttatgtacacaccactctttcttttttttttttttttatctcacaaCCCACATAGaccctaaaaattaaaataatgtgGTATTTTAATTCTCAAAGGCCCACTCACAATTATATTTCTCTTATCCAATTATAATGACCCATCAACTCTTTTACCCATAAATAATAAACCAAATCTCACAAATTCCTTACTCAAATATAATGAACTATCAAATTTTCTCTCAAATGGGCTCAATCTCACAACTCTCACTTTCATAACCCCATCAACTCTATAAATATAATGAACCCATCTCATAATCTCACTACTCAAACATAGTGGACCCATTAACTCTCTTAAATATTATGGATCCAATCTCAATTCTTACCCAAATATAATGGACCAGTCTCACGTTTCTCTCACCCAAATGGGGCCATTAGCTCTCTTACACATTTAGACCTAATTCTCACACAAATacccaaattatgaatgtaacacctcaaatttttaaataattattttgtgttgatACAGATGAAttcattaatataattgtttaggtgatcagaATTAGTCTTCTTCTTTCGCAGCTGCCGCAGTGATATCTGGTggatttgtgagtagatattgattttatttataatttcaatattattatatatttagtgcatgcacttataaatatatttatatagctAAATTTTAAGCATGGTTTGTATTGCATCTttgtttattgaaattattatgagTGTCGTCTTAAGATAATTTGAAGCTATGTGCGTGTATCAGAGTGCGTGTGgtgtgatattggatatgggtaggacgagtAGAATGACTAGAGCTTGACTTGTTGGGACCCAATCTTTTTTGCTGAAAAGTCAGGGTAAGTACAGCTTTTAATTGATCTCGCTGACTcctgcatttggattattaagagaaagtccagcttgagttgatctcactggcaggtactggattaagagagctgtataggggatcaactcctatATTTATGTATAGTGATGTGACACACGggagtgctctaaattatcttttatgcaagtattgtttgaatttggttgaatatgtTTGTATATGTTGTATTTCATACTTAGGAAAGATTAACCTTAGATAATTAtagatattatatttaaaatcaatatattactctatgagtcgaacgctcactcacaTTCAATTATTTTTCCTCAGGTAACAAGAGAGCTCTTTGagtttaacctgctttcttcttcGTAGGTTTACTAAAAACAGATTTATTACATTcttattttcttatttatattctaGAAACTCCGCATGTACCATTAGTGTATTAAACTTTCTGAGACTGTAATAACTTATTCTATTGGATATTGTAAAGGTTATTGTGTGGTTTTGCTTggttgagggagctgagctcccattggattaTATGTATTTCTTtaaggattgtgagggtgagttGAGATCCCCAAATTGAGATATATTGTgattacaggtcgagtgagttaTTGCTCCCCATTGGGTAGCCCAATTTATGACTGAACtttgtttatttatttctttgaaaTTGGACTATAATTATGGGCATTATGGTTGGcctaggaatagttaggcttactacggactTTGGGggcttatgctgacccaagtcttAGTGTCAGTCTAGCCcagaatttaagtcatgacaaagttggtatcagagcttaggctttagattcatgagAAAGTGTATACTTAGAGTTATCACATGTAGAGTATAGGATTTTATTTCGTCTTCTTCTGTAATTTCTTGTCTCTAAACTCTGCATTATTCCTTGGATAGTATAAGAGTGCTTTAGTTTAGTGTCTCGATTTTAATGGAGTACGTGATGATGTGAACTAGGGCTAGCAGTTGTGTTGAGGTCTGCTATGGGAATACTTACTCTAAGAAGTTCTGTGTTTTATCAGTATATGGCTAGGTGGCGTGCCTATTTAATTCAAGGCATGAGTACAAAAAGGTGAGTTATGGCAGTATAGTTGCCTTCGATAGGGGTGAGGGTAACGCTACTGACAGTCGTCAGTAGATAGCCCAGttagagtaagtttatgatattaGTGGGtttaagagagataagagattaggaaaCCTAGTTTGTTGGGAACAGTGTTATCAAAGGCGCACTTGAGGCGCGCCCCAGGTGCAAGGCGCACCAGGCGCAACCCCATACACCCCACTGCAGAAAAGGCACACTGAGGCGCGAGGCACACCAAGAAGTCAAGGCGCATGTATAAAAGTTTGGCTAGGGTTTTAAATTTTCTCCAGCAGCCAACAAAAGGATAactaagaagaaaagaagaagaaaaagaagaagaagaagaagagatctCCAGCagctaagaaaatataaaaaagaagagaagaagaagaaggaggaggaggaggaggaggaggaggagagatCTCCAATAgccaagaaaagaagaagaagaagaagaagaagaagaagagaagggaaggaAGATCAAAGCTGGTACGTTATTTACTGCTTTCTTcctctcttttttcttcttcagttcttcttcttcttcttcttcttcttcttcttcttctctctcactctctctttctctctctctctctctctctctctctctctctctctctcccctctgCTCTCTTTCTTTGTGTCATCCATGGCATtgtagcttttttttttcttgggctATCatactctccctctctctctgtttctctctctctctctctctctctctctctctacttgTGTTTTATCCAAGACCTTTGCCGTGCTCTCTGCTTGCCCTACCCTGTGctgtgctatttttttttttaatataaatttgtgATTTTGATATTTTGTTTATTGTGAATATGTGAATATATGTTGAGACTTGGAGATGCTATTATGCTAATTCCATTACTCTTGTTAGCTTTTAgttttattattgaattaaaaatgatttaTTACTTTATTTTCTTATTGCTAAATGCTAATTACTATTAGgtcttattataaattattagaaatattacaagagtttatattatcataaattattaatttctattattatAATTGGATTATGATAATATGGTATTATAAATTGGTATGTATGTTATTGTTGGCTCTAAATTATTAATTTCCTTCTCTtttgattttattaatttattttattttattattattattatttttttgcaaaGATGGAATCGGAAGCATCTACAGTTGCTACTAAAACTGACAATAGCAACAAAGATCCCGCATGGAAGTATGTTCATTTGGTGAATCCAAACAACAAAAATGATATTGCTTGTAACTTTTGTAGCAAAGTTACAAAAGGAGGGATATTCTGAGCTAAGCAGCATTTAGTTGGAGGATTTCGAAATGCTACAATGTGTAAGAAGTGTCCAACACATGAGCGTGAAGAGCTACAAGAGTATATGGAACAAAAGGCTTTAGCAAAGAGCTTAGATAAACTGCCTGATTATGAGGATGTTGAAAGTCTTAGAGATGATGAAGATGAAGATAATGTTAGGGTAATTCTTGGAGGCTCAAAGGGAAGTAGTAAGGTTCAAAAGACGCTAAGGACAAAGGGTCCAATAGATGTATATTTTGCCAAAAGTGCTGAAAAAGCGGtgcaagataaaaaaaaaaattcaaattgaaGCAAACCACTATTAATGAGGCACGTAAAAAGGAATTGCGAAAAAAAGCATGTAAGGATATAGCTCGGTGGATGTATGATGCGACAATTCCTTTTAATGTCGTCAATTATCCAAGTTTTTTCAAGTTATGGTGGAGTCTATTAGACAATTTGGGATTGGCATGAAAGCACCTCGTTTTCATGAGGTGCGAGTACCCTTATTGAATGAAGAAGTTGCTGAGGTGAAGGATTCATTAAAGTCCTATGAAGAAGAATGGGCAAAGTATGGTTGCTCCATAATGGTAGATGGTTGGACTGATAAGAAACAAATGACTTTAATTAATTTCTTGGTGAATTCTCCAAAGGAAACTATTTTTCTAGAATCTATTGATGCTTCAGAGTACTCAAAAACTGGTGATAAGATGTATGAGTTGCTTAATAGATTTGTGGAGCGTGTTGGAGAGGCTAACATGGTTCAAGTTGTGACAGATAATGCTAGCAATTGTGTGCTTACAGGTAATTAAGAGTTTTTATTCTTACTATTATTAgatagtttaatttcattttaagtaaataatatttttaatatttatgctaCCATATTTGTTTTGCTTTTAGGGAAGTTGTTAGAAACAAAGCGCTCTCATTTTTATTGGACTCCTTGTACTGCCCATTGCATAGATTTGATGCTAGAAGATATTGGGAAAATTCCCAACATTCATAACACAATTAAAAGGGCAGTGACATTGAATAGATATATTTACATTCGGCCGAGTGTGGTGAACATGTTGCAGCGCTTTACTGGTGAAAGAGAGCTAATTAGGCCAGCTGTCACAAGATTTGCAACTGCTTTTCTCACCCTTCAACGCATACATAAGCACAAGGCAAATTTGAGAAAGATGTTTACTTCAAAGGAATGGACCAATAGAAAGTGGGCAAAAGAATTGTCTGGTAAGAAAGCATGCAGTATTGTCATGATGCCTACTTTTTGGACTAAGATTATTTATTTCTTAAAGATATTTGGTCCATTAGTCCGTGTGCTTAAACTAGTTGATGGTGAGAAAATGCCTGCAATGGGATATATTTATGAGGCAATGGATAAAGCTAAAGAAGCAATTACAAAGTCATTTGGTGACAATGAAGAAAAATATAGGACAATTTTTGAGATTATTAATAAATGATGGGAAAGTCAACTCCAACGACCTTTGCATGCAGTTGGATATTATTTGAATCctgaatttttttattcaaatgaGAAAATTAATGAAGATGTTGAGGTTGTTACTGGCTTATACCAAGTTGTAGCAAGGTTAATTCCAAGCAAAGAAGAGCAGGACAAAATAATGGCATAATTACCTTTTTATCAAAATGCTGAAGGCATCTTTGGGATGGATATGACAATTAGGAATTGAAAGACAGTATCTCTAGGTAATATAATTTTACCCATAAGTACGTAATCTTATCTCATATTGCAATCTTTTTCAACAATAATTAATAtgcattattttttcattagcCATATGATGGTTGACTTGTGGAGCTACAACtcaaaatttgagaaattttgctGTCAAAGTGCTTAGCCTTACTTGTAGTGCATCTGGTTGTGAGCGTAATTGGAGCATCTTTGAGCATGCGAGTGACAAAACATTTTCCTTTAGAATTATACCTTTAATTTGTTCTTTCAAAAATTATActcattaaaattattatattttgcaGATTCATAGTAAAAAAAGAAATAGGCTAGCTCAACGTTGCTTGAATGATTTGGTGTTTGTCAAATACAATCAGTCATTAAAGCGTTGATATGATGCACGTGACCATATTGATATTGAAAGAAATCGATGATAGTGATGAATGGCTGATGGGTCAAATGGAGGAAGAGATAGATAGAGATGAACTTGTTTTTGAAGATGATGATTTGACATGGAATGTCGTTGCTGAAGCTGTTGGTGCTGAAGAGGATGCCTGTGACACTAGATCaagtaaaggaaaaaaaatgttgCATCTACATCTATTTCAAGATCTGCACCATAACAAAAATGAAAAGCATCATCCACCCAAACTTCTTCGCTTCTTGAAGATGAGGAAGAAGATTACGATGATGAACATGTTGATTTGGAAGATGAGTATGAGGAAGATACTAaagttgatgaagaagatgaagagggcTTTGATGTTTCTATTGATGTGGATTGAAAATTTAGTAGTTTTACTAGTTTATTAAACTTTAACTTTTAATAGTTTATTAGTGTTTTTAACTTTTTACtagtttatttttatcttttttggATTGCAAAATTATTATTACTTGAATGCTTGTTGGTTATTATTATATAGTTTTATGTTACTTGAAGTGTGAtagaatatttatattttttttaaattttatttttttttaatttttgcacCATGATGAGGGTGGTTGCAGATAGTCTCTATTTTGATACAGTTAtgctagaacagagttctatttcTACAAAAGAGTttggaactcctagttaggggtttaAACCCTTGAGCTAGAATATTGAAGGTCACAGTTGGGCAGTAACTAGAGTTAGTGGCTCGGTTACACTAGCATAAACTAGAGTTATATCAGTAGTTACCATAAAACTAGAGGTTTAGTATAGTTACAAAGTAAAGGTAACACCTACAAAGTGAGACCATCTGATTTCTGATATGGGGTCTTAGAGAGTTTTAGCATTACAATGGACGTTCTACCTAAAGTTTATTAAAAATAGTATATTCTTTGTGTGACCTGT comes from the Hevea brasiliensis isolate MT/VB/25A 57/8 chromosome 5, ASM3005281v1, whole genome shotgun sequence genome and includes:
- the LOC110639418 gene encoding heat stress transcription factor B-3, with product MESTAIDNNNNNKGFLEYVRKSTPPPFLLKTYMLVEDPATDHVISWNGDGTGFVVWQPAEFARDLLPTLFKHSNFSSFVRQLNTYGFRKVATSRWEFCNDMFRKAERELLCQIRRRKAWSNKQQPTAPIQATPQDFDEDQRSSSTSSSSEYSTLIDENQRLKKENGVLSSELTGMKKKCKELLDLVAKYAHLEKEEDDDRDERPKLFGVRLEVGEEWESKRKRAKIRECATILLSQSCK
- the LOC110642453 gene encoding uncharacterized protein LOC110642453, with the translated sequence MVESIRQFGIGMKAPRFHEVRVPLLNEEVAEVKDSLKSYEEEWAKYGCSIMVDGWTDKKQMTLINFLVNSPKETIFLESIDASEYSKTGDKMYELLNRFVERVGEANMVQVVTDNASNCVLTGKLLETKRSHFYWTPCTAHCIDLMLEDIGKIPNIHNTIKRAVTLNRYIYIRPSVVNMLQRFTGERELIRPAVTRFATAFLTLQRIHKHKANLRKMFTSKEWTNRKWAKELSGKKACSIVMMPTFWTKIIYFLKIFGPLVRVLKLVDGEKMPAMGYIYEAMDKAKEAITKSFGDNEEKYRTIFEIINK